In Quercus robur chromosome 11, dhQueRobu3.1, whole genome shotgun sequence, the following proteins share a genomic window:
- the LOC126706558 gene encoding nicotinamidase 1-like yields MVSPTVELLKSEIPLEQESVVLPQDVTGLVLVDISNGFCTVGAGNLAPREPNSQISEMIKESEKLARLFCEKKRPIIGFLDSHHPDKPEEPYPPHCIAGTDEANLVPALRWLENEPNVTIRRKECFDGYLGSTEDDGSNVFVDWVKKNQIKAILVVGICTDICVLDFVCSTLSARNLGFLTPLKDVVVYSHGCATFDVPIQVAKNTKGALVHPQEFMHHVGLYMAKQRGAKIASEVSFDAPKKL; encoded by the exons ATGGTATCTCCAACAGTTGAGCTTTTGAAGAGTGAGATTCCTCTTGAACAGGAATCGGTGGTTTTACCCCAAGATGTGACTGGTCTTGTACTTGTGGACATCAGTAATGGTTTCTGCACAGTTGGTGCTGGAAATCTG GCACCAAGAGAGCCCAATAGTCAGATTTCAGAAATGATCAAGGAATCAGAAAAGCTGGCCAGATTGTTCTGTGAGAAGAAAAGGCCTATTATTGGATTTCTTGATTCTCATCATCCTGATAAGCCTGAGGAACCATATCCTCCTCATTGCATTGCTGGCACCGATGAGGCAAATTTGGTTCCTG CTCTGAGATGGTTAGAGAATGAGCCTAATGTAACAATCAGGCGCAAAGAATGCTTTGATGGATACTTGGGTTCAACTGAGGATGATGGTTCAAATGTTTTTGTGGATTGGGTGAAGAAGAATCAGATCAAAGCC ATATTGGTTGTAGGGATATGCACAGATATCTGTGTTCTGGACTTCGTTTGCTCTACATTATCTGCAAGAAACCTTGGTTTTCTCACCCCTCTTAAGGATGTAGTGGTGTATTCCCATGGATGCGCTACATTTGATGTTCCTATCCAAGTTGCCAAAAATACCAAAGGAGCTTTAGTTCATCCCCAG GAGTTTATGCATCATGTCGGCCTATACATGGCTAAACAAAGGGGAGCAAAAATAGCAAGTGAAGTGTCATTTGATGCACCAAAGAAGCTATGA